The following proteins are co-located in the Nocardia bhagyanarayanae genome:
- a CDS encoding DUF2199 domain-containing protein encodes MSTDLGFRCSCCGQEHDGLPFGYGTVAPAYWNEDLEDSSGNVLGDEHCVIGGEHFFIRARLILPIEDSENDFEWEVWVSLSKSNFDRATELWTSPERVQEPPYFGWLSTELPTYESTTLNLKTKLHSQPVGVRPTVELEPTDHPLAVEQRTGITLARVQAIAEQVLHPRR; translated from the coding sequence ATGTCAACGGATCTAGGGTTCCGCTGCTCGTGCTGCGGCCAGGAACACGATGGACTGCCATTCGGCTACGGCACGGTCGCACCCGCCTACTGGAACGAGGACCTCGAGGACAGCTCGGGCAACGTCCTCGGTGACGAGCACTGCGTCATCGGCGGGGAGCACTTCTTCATCCGGGCTCGCCTGATCCTGCCGATCGAGGACTCGGAGAACGACTTCGAGTGGGAAGTATGGGTGTCACTGAGCAAGTCCAACTTCGACCGTGCGACGGAGCTGTGGACCAGTCCGGAGCGAGTGCAGGAGCCACCGTATTTCGGTTGGCTGTCCACCGAACTCCCCACCTACGAATCGACGACCCTGAACTTGAAGACCAAGCTGCACAGCCAGCCAGTCGGCGTTCGTCCGACGGTGGAACTGGAGCCCACCGATCATCCGTTGGCCGTGGAACAGCGAACCGGCATCACCCTCGCCCGCGTGCAAGCCATCGCCGAACAGGTGCTCCACCCTCGACGCTGA
- a CDS encoding sulfotransferase family protein: MIGRDDIGTVEDLHASATKVVGLDDFGDDGYREGLQVLLESYAKDAELTSFGNKVNRAFLRGALIARLLSENAWQRHPEHADVAIERPVFVTGLPRSGTTAVHRLLNADPAHQGLEMWLTEMPQPRPPRETWAGNPVYQRIEAAFEKHHVEHPEFMGVHHISADQVEECWQLLRQSAMSVSYECLAYLPGYSEWLAGRDWTDAYRRHRRNLQLIGLPDADRRWVLKNPSHLFALDAIFEVYPDALIIQMHRDPRTIIASVCSLNEQASAGWSEKFRGPVVGRTQLDLWARGAQRFLEDRKRHNAAQFIDVYYDDFVADPIGTVGSVYRHFDIPLSAEAEAAMAALHTESTSGAARPSHRYSLDDFGLTVDQVDERFGEYRAAHFPDR, encoded by the coding sequence ATGATCGGCAGGGACGACATCGGCACCGTCGAGGATCTGCACGCCTCGGCGACCAAGGTGGTCGGCCTCGACGACTTCGGCGACGACGGCTATCGCGAAGGGCTGCAAGTACTTCTGGAGTCCTATGCCAAGGACGCGGAGCTGACGTCGTTCGGCAACAAGGTCAATCGCGCCTTCCTGCGCGGCGCGCTGATCGCCAGGCTGCTCAGCGAGAACGCCTGGCAACGCCACCCCGAACACGCGGACGTGGCGATCGAACGGCCCGTCTTCGTCACGGGTCTGCCGCGCTCGGGCACCACGGCCGTGCACCGGCTGCTCAACGCCGACCCCGCGCACCAGGGCCTGGAGATGTGGCTCACCGAGATGCCCCAGCCGCGCCCGCCGCGCGAGACCTGGGCCGGCAATCCGGTGTATCAGCGCATCGAGGCGGCCTTCGAGAAGCACCACGTGGAGCATCCGGAATTCATGGGCGTGCACCACATCTCGGCCGATCAGGTGGAGGAGTGCTGGCAGCTGCTGCGGCAGTCGGCGATGTCGGTGTCCTACGAATGCCTCGCCTATCTGCCGGGATATTCGGAATGGCTGGCGGGCCGCGACTGGACCGACGCCTACCGCAGGCACCGCCGCAACCTGCAACTGATCGGCCTTCCGGACGCGGATCGCCGCTGGGTGCTGAAGAATCCGAGCCACCTGTTCGCGTTGGACGCCATCTTCGAGGTGTACCCGGACGCGCTGATCATCCAGATGCACCGCGACCCGCGCACCATCATCGCGTCGGTGTGCAGCCTCAACGAGCAGGCCTCGGCGGGGTGGTCGGAGAAGTTCCGCGGTCCCGTGGTCGGCCGGACCCAGCTGGATCTGTGGGCGCGCGGCGCGCAGCGGTTCTTGGAAGACCGCAAGCGGCACAACGCCGCTCAGTTCATCGACGTGTACTACGACGATTTCGTGGCCGATCCGATCGGCACGGTGGGATCGGTCTACCGGCACTTCGACATCCCGCTGAGCGCCGAGGCGGAGGCGGCCATGGCGGCGTTGCACACCGAGAGCACGTCGGGGGCGGCGCGGCCCTCCCATCGGTACTCGCTGGACGATTTCGGCCTGACGGTGGATCAGGTCGACGAACGTTTCGGCGAGTACCGGGCGGCGCACTTCCCGGATCGCTGA
- a CDS encoding SDR family oxidoreductase: protein MLLQDKVVVVSGVGPGLGRAIAVQAAKAGADLVLASRTESRLTEVAKEIAEIGRRAVVVPTDINDEAAVNNLVETASSAFGRVDTLVNNAFAIPPLADLADVDLDQVRAGFETNVLAALRLTRLFVPALTETKGSVVMINSAVLRHSRRTFGPYKMAKSSLLALAQSLATELGPKGIRVNSVAPGYIWADNLKWYFNYLAQQRGVTPEEVYAETASTIDLRKLPEPDEIADAVVFFASPLARAITGACLDVNGGEYHH from the coding sequence ATGTTGTTGCAGGACAAGGTGGTCGTGGTCTCGGGTGTGGGGCCGGGGCTCGGCAGGGCCATCGCGGTGCAGGCGGCCAAGGCGGGCGCGGACTTGGTGCTCGCCTCGCGCACCGAATCGCGGCTGACGGAGGTCGCCAAGGAGATCGCCGAGATCGGCAGGCGCGCGGTGGTGGTGCCCACCGACATCAACGACGAAGCGGCGGTGAACAATCTGGTCGAGACGGCGTCGAGCGCCTTCGGCCGGGTCGACACGCTGGTGAACAACGCCTTCGCCATTCCGCCGCTGGCGGATCTGGCCGACGTGGATCTCGATCAGGTCCGCGCGGGCTTCGAGACGAACGTGCTCGCCGCGCTGCGCCTGACGCGATTGTTCGTTCCCGCGCTCACCGAGACGAAAGGCTCGGTGGTGATGATCAATTCGGCGGTGCTGCGCCACTCCCGGCGCACCTTCGGCCCGTACAAGATGGCCAAATCCAGCCTGCTCGCGCTGGCCCAGAGCCTGGCGACCGAGCTGGGCCCCAAGGGAATTCGGGTGAATTCCGTCGCCCCGGGCTACATCTGGGCCGACAACCTGAAGTGGTATTTCAACTACCTCGCCCAGCAGCGCGGGGTCACGCCGGAGGAGGTCTACGCCGAGACCGCCTCGACCATCGATCTGCGCAAGCTGCCCGAGCCCGACGAGATCGCCGATGCCGTGGTCTTCTTCGCCTCGCCGCTGGCGCGCGCGATCACCGGCGCGTGTCTGGACGTCAACGGCGGCGAGTACCACCACTGA
- a CDS encoding helix-turn-helix domain-containing protein, which produces MVARRSAPTQRVVQLLDFLVEQRGKRFGLSELARELDMAKPTCLGILTELTAGGYLVRDPHTHVYGLGPALIAAGRVAQDGFAISAIARGELAELSAKYRTTCTASAVVGDRISVLESTGPGMVKMGASYHFAPPVGLMYVLWDTDAAFDAWLATPPTVPLQQDEARLRQVVAECRERGYLVESLTAAGRRLYSLLAGVAARDLPDELRELVGELVTSLGERVYLGADLRPRKEHPVSLLAAPTYGGDGRQNMVLTMYVGASITGAEIARRGAALVAAADAVTSASGGRKPTEHGTGERTPTRSTR; this is translated from the coding sequence ATGGTCGCGCGCCGATCCGCCCCCACCCAACGGGTGGTCCAGCTGCTGGATTTCCTCGTCGAGCAGCGCGGCAAGCGCTTCGGACTCTCCGAGCTGGCCCGCGAGCTGGACATGGCCAAGCCCACCTGCCTGGGCATTCTCACCGAGCTGACCGCGGGCGGCTACCTGGTGCGCGACCCGCACACGCACGTGTACGGCCTCGGACCCGCGCTGATCGCGGCCGGTCGGGTCGCCCAGGACGGCTTCGCGATCTCCGCTATCGCGCGCGGTGAGCTGGCCGAACTCAGCGCCAAGTACCGCACGACCTGCACCGCGTCGGCCGTCGTCGGGGACCGGATCTCGGTACTGGAGAGCACGGGCCCCGGGATGGTGAAGATGGGCGCGTCGTACCACTTCGCGCCGCCCGTCGGCCTGATGTACGTGCTATGGGACACCGACGCCGCGTTCGACGCGTGGCTGGCCACCCCGCCGACCGTCCCGCTCCAGCAGGACGAGGCGCGGTTGCGCCAGGTGGTCGCCGAATGCCGGGAGCGCGGCTACCTGGTCGAGAGCCTCACCGCGGCGGGGCGGCGGCTGTACTCGCTGCTGGCCGGGGTCGCCGCCCGCGACCTGCCCGACGAGCTGCGCGAACTCGTCGGCGAGCTGGTCACCAGCCTCGGCGAGCGCGTGTACCTCGGGGCCGATCTACGGCCGCGCAAGGAACACCCGGTCAGCCTGCTCGCCGCGCCGACCTACGGCGGCGACGGCAGGCAGAACATGGTGCTCACGATGTACGTCGGAGCGTCCATCACGGGGGCCGAGATCGCCCGTCGCGGAGCGGCTTTGGTCGCCGCGGCGGACGCGGTGACGAGCGCGTCGGGCGGTCGCAAACCCACCGAACACGGCACCGGCGAGCGAACCCCGACGCGATCGACCCGTTGA
- the cysD gene encoding sulfate adenylyltransferase subunit CysD has protein sequence MSQYAKSTASTYELPHLDVLEAESAHIFREVAATFERPVLLFSGGKDSVVMLHLAAKAFWPAPLPFPVLHIDTGHNFDEVIEFRDRTVERLGLRLIVGRVQDDIDAGRVVEDTGPRASRNRLQTGTLLRSIREGRFDAVFGGARRDEEKARAKERVFSFRDEYGQWDPRAQRPELWNLYNGRHRPGEHIRVFPLSNWTELDIWSYIAAERIELPSLYYAHRRPVVQRDGMLLAHTRFLRLLDGEQPYETTVRFRTVGDATCTGCVESTAATPAEVVTEVAAARVTERGATRADDRISEAGMEDRKREGYF, from the coding sequence GTGAGCCAGTACGCGAAGTCGACGGCGAGCACCTACGAGCTGCCCCATCTGGACGTGCTCGAGGCCGAGTCGGCACACATATTCCGTGAAGTGGCAGCCACCTTCGAACGCCCGGTGCTGCTCTTCTCCGGCGGCAAGGATTCGGTGGTGATGCTGCATCTGGCGGCCAAGGCCTTCTGGCCGGCGCCGCTGCCGTTCCCGGTGCTGCACATCGACACCGGGCACAACTTCGACGAGGTCATCGAGTTCCGCGACCGCACCGTCGAGCGCCTCGGGCTGCGGCTGATCGTCGGCCGGGTGCAGGACGACATCGACGCGGGCCGGGTCGTGGAGGACACCGGTCCGCGCGCCTCGCGCAACCGGCTACAGACCGGCACCCTGCTGCGTAGCATCCGCGAGGGTCGCTTCGACGCGGTCTTCGGCGGCGCCCGCCGCGACGAGGAGAAGGCCCGCGCCAAGGAGCGGGTCTTCAGCTTCCGCGACGAGTACGGCCAGTGGGACCCGCGCGCCCAGCGCCCCGAGCTGTGGAATCTGTACAACGGCAGGCACCGGCCCGGCGAACACATCCGGGTGTTCCCGCTCTCGAACTGGACCGAGCTCGACATCTGGAGCTACATCGCCGCCGAGCGGATCGAATTGCCTTCGCTGTACTACGCGCACCGCCGCCCCGTCGTGCAGCGCGACGGAATGCTGTTGGCGCACACCAGGTTCCTGCGCCTGCTCGATGGCGAACAGCCCTACGAGACGACCGTGCGCTTCCGCACCGTCGGCGACGCGACGTGCACCGGATGCGTGGAATCCACCGCCGCGACCCCCGCGGAGGTGGTCACCGAGGTCGCCGCCGCACGGGTCACCGAACGCGGCGCCACCCGCGCCGACGACCGCATCTCCGAGGCGGGCATGGAAGATCGCAAACGAGAAGGGTACTTCTGA